The bacterium genome segment GGATAATGACTTTATTTAGTTGTAAATTACAGGGCAAAAAAGCTAATAAAGGTAAACAGATGATCAGGGAGTTGATTTCTGATGATAACAGGAGTCAAAGTCAGGTTAATTCCTGATAAAGAGCAAGAGAAATTATTGTGGCAGTCATCCGGTACGGCAAGATGGGCATACAATTGGTGTTTGGATAAGCAAATTAATAATTATAAAAATGGTGGTAAATTTATACCGGATGGAGTAATGAGGAAAGAATTGACTGAATTAAAGAAATCAGAAGAATATAAATGGTTAAATAATATATCTGC includes the following:
- a CDS encoding IS607 family transposase, with product IMTLFSCKLQGKKANKGKQMIRELISDDNRSQSQVNS